The following coding sequences are from one Haliotis asinina isolate JCU_RB_2024 chromosome 3, JCU_Hal_asi_v2, whole genome shotgun sequence window:
- the LOC137277540 gene encoding diacylglycerol kinase theta-like, which translates to MMAEEAERGDSPGGSQHDLDVQLGHGHFFTKKTFHKPTYCHHCTDMLWGLIGQGYVCEVCNFVVHDRCLRTVVSACSSIAANLVKNPVAHCWSEPGHFKRKFCNVCRKRLEDSLAIRCEICEYYAHLDCQDFVVSDCKECATYLPQRDKGTVVHFHHWREGNLPPNSKCVACKKTCWSSECLAGMRCEWCGVTAHALCYRSLPAECKFGSLRDIMLPPSCLTIPRMDVPVETILGLSRITTLPVRTVSEEWSSSGDSKNEEEERERRSPREKDSKDKDKDTDTEIIRVFDGNASLKRRLYRTISVPRNASAQAILEAALKTFHISDDPKNYYVSEASETVNVVGERELEENSPIRSQLKTPDGKRPSIFLRYKDKNPDKGHIRVYPGGLRYSICHRVTAGYKNISVNKEMTAEEVITTALRRFGVEDADPDNYSLIEVLLDRGVNERVLMRDERPWQIIQQSRKDSLRQNRMTRFYLQQKEDPHGPAISMFVGNLPTGLSQRQYEKILLDIIGKELKWQSFDVIYYEYGSLVLVYTSPEKATQVFNILKDAVFDDKQLLVMLLPNIQPHMIPDNVNPLLVFVNVKSGGCQGLELITSFRKLLNPHQVFNLENGGPLPGLYVCRNISYYKILVCGGDGTVGWVLSCLDNVGQDAVCQSPPMAVVPLGTGNDLARVLRWGPGYTGGEDPLNLLRDVIDAEEIKLDRWTVIFHPREKEQAETRVAIANDTNTANTSEDTSSIFVMNNYFGIGIDADLCLDFHMAREEKPDKFNSRLHNKGVYLKMGLRKMVNRKSCKDLHRHIKLEVDGKLIDLPQVEGIIILNILSWASGSNPWGPEKEDIFAKPTHYDGMLEVVGVTGVVHMGQIHSGLRTGMRIAQGGHLRITLLTDIPVQVDGEPWIQPAGQVVVLRSALKATMLKKSKNKIKRRNTEPSIFFPENEPLKPQSPSEESGPL; encoded by the exons TCTGCAACTTTGTTGTACATGATCGATGTCTACGAACTGTTGTGTCAGCTTGTTCTAGTATTGCTGCAAATCTTGTCAAG AACCCGGTTGCTCACTGCTGGTCGGAGCCGGGACATTTCAAACGAAAATTTTGCAATGTCTGTCGAAAACGATTAGAAGACAGTCTTGCGATACGATGTGAAA TCTGTGAGTATTATGCCCATCTGGATTGTCAGGACTTTGTTGTGAGTGACTGCAAGGAATGTGCCACATATCTGCCACAGAGAGATAAG GGCACAGTGGTCCACTTCCATCACTGGCGGGAGGGAAACTTGCCCCCCAACTCTAAGTGTGTAGCATGCAAGAAAACCTGCTGGTCTTCAGAGTGTCTTGCTGGTATGAGGTGCGAGTGGTGTGGAGTCACG gcACATGCCCTGTGTTACCGCAGCCTACCAGCGGAGTGCAAGTTCGGTAGTCTCCGCGACATTATGCTTCCCCCGAGCTGCCTCACCATCCCTAGAATGGACGTCCCTGTGGAGACTATTCTCGGACTAAGTAGGATAACCA CACTACCTG TACGAACTGTGTCTGAGGAGTGGTCATCTAGTGGCGACTCCAAGAACGAAGAAGAGGAGCGGGAACGTCGTTCTCCCCGAGAGAAGGACAGTAAGGATAAAGACAAAGACACCGACA CGGAAATTATTAGAGTGTTTGATGGGAACGCCTCGTTAAAGAGGCGACTCTACCGCACAATATCAGTCCCCAGGAACGCATCAGCTCAAGCCATCCTG GAGGCGGCTCTGAAAACATTCCACATATCAGATGATCCCAAAAATTACTATGTGTCGGAGGCGTCAGAAACAG TGAATGTTGTAGGTGAGAGGGAACTAGAAGAAAACAGTCCAATTCGATCGCAGCTTAAGACCCCTGATGGAAAGCGGCCGTCCATATTTCTACGATACAAGGACAAAAATCCAGACAAAGGCCATATTAGAGTGTACCCAGGCGGACTCCGATACAG CATTTGCCATCGAGTGACCGCTGGCTACAAAAACATCTCGGTCAACAAAGAGATGACCGCTGAGGAAGTCATCACCACTGCACTCAGGAGGTTTGGGGTTGAA GATGCAGACCCGGACAATTACAGTCTGATTGAGGTGTTGCTAGACCGCGGTGTCAACGAGAGGGTGCTCATGCGGGATGAAAGGCCATGGCAAATTATACAACAAAGTAGAAAA GACTCATTACGGCAGAATCgtatgactcggttctacctcCAGCAGAAGGAGGATCCCCATGGGCCAGCTATCTCCATGTTTGTGGGCAATTTACCAACAGGCTTGTCGCAGAGGCAATATGAGAAAATTTTATTAGATATAATTGGAAAAG AATTGAAGTGGCAAAGCTTTGATGTGATATACTACGAGTACGGTTCCCTAGTATTAGTGTACACGTCGCCAGAGAAAGCTACGCAAGTCTTCAACATTTTAAAGGATGCAGTTTTTGATGATAAGCAACTTTTAGTTATGTTACTCCCAAATATACAA CCCCACATGATTCCAGACAACGTGAATCCACTGCTCGTGTTCGTCAATGTCAAGAGTGGTGGATGTCAAGGTCTGGAACTCATAACGTCTTTCCGCAAACTCCTCAACCCTCATCAGGTCTTCAACCTGGAGAATGGAGGCCCACTACCAGG GTTGTATGTGTGTAGAAACATCTCCTACTACAAGATCCTGGTGTGTGGAGGTGATGGCACAGTGGGCTGGGTTCTTTCCTGCCTGGACAACGTGGGGCAGGATGCTGTTTGTCAGTCTCCACCCATGGCAGTCGTTCCCCTGGGCACAG GCAATGACCTGGCACGGGTGTTACGCTGGGGACCAGGCTATACAGGAGGGGAGGACCCTCTCAACCTCCTCCGGGATGTCATAGATGCGGAGGAGATCAAACTGGACAG GTGGACCGTGATATTCCATCCGAGGGAAAAGGAGCAGGCTGAGACAAGAGTGGCCATCGCCAACGATACCAACACTGCCAACACCAGCGAGGATACCTCGTCAATATTTGTGATGAACAACTACTTTGGCATTGGGATTGATGCAGACTTGTGCTTAGATTTCCACATGGCTAGGGAGGAAAAACCAGACAAGTTTAATAGCAG ATTACACAACAAGGGAGTGTATTTGAAAATGGGACTGAGAAAAATGGTGAATCGAAAATCTTGCAAAGATTTACATCGCCATATCAAGCTTGAGGTAGATGGCAAGCTGATTGACTTACCTCAGGTAGAGGGAATCATTATTCTCAACATCCTCAGTTGGGCCTCAGGATCAAACCCATGGGGCCCTGAAAAGGAGGACATTTTTGCCAAACCAACTCACTATGACGGCATGTTGGAAGTGGTCGGTGTGACAGGGGTCGTGCACATGGGACAGATCCACAGTGGGCTACGTACAGGGATGAGGATAGCACAAGGAGGACAT CTACGAATCACATTGTTGACGGACATCCCCGTCCAAGTAGATGGTGAACCCTGGATCCAGCCAGCTGGGCAGGTTGTAGTTCTGCGCTCAGCCCTCAAG GCGACTATGCTAAAGAAAAGCAAGAACAAGATCAAGAGGCGGAACACAGAGCCTAGTATCTTCTTCCCCGAGAATGAACCTCTCAAACCACAGTCTCCAAGTGAGGAGAGTGGACCCCTTTAA